The Bacteroidales bacterium genome has a segment encoding these proteins:
- a CDS encoding glycosyltransferase — MKLSVVIVNYNVRYFLEQCLHSVFKAGQDIDMEVFVVDNNSVDGSVDMIKEKFSAVKLIENHENRGFARANNQAIRESSGKYVLLLNPDTVVEEDTFCKTIDFMETHPDAGGMGVKMVDGKGRFLPESKRGLPTPSVAFYKIFGLSKLFPKSPVFGKYHLGFLDKDKEHEIDILSGAFMMLRRDALNKTGFLDEDFFMYGEDIDISYRIKKAGYKNYYYPGTRIIHYKGESTKKSSINYVFVFYNAMIIFARKHFTQKNARLFSSLIQLAVFLRAFIALAARFVQWIFLPLIDSIMIYTGIFFIANYWEAHVIFIKGGSYPIEFYTIAIPAYIIVWLFSTYFSGGYDKPIRTSKIFQGLLIGTVLILTIYALLGEEMRFSRALILLGSAWALVSMLCVRFVLSLLKVKSYSLRGSKNKRFVIIGDEIEALRVSELLKKTVFSPGFIGLINIEDSFSQEKGFVGNISQLADIIYIYKIDEVIFCSKSLPPQFIIDKMSDLQHANIDFKIAPPESMSIIGSNSINTNGELYVLNINTISKASNKRNKRLVDVLFCLGFLVFYPLLFVFTKNPLGFFVNIFSVFFGIKSWVGYQNISKPTMEQKLPHIRPGVLFPVDSIRKQHISDDIAGSLNILYAKDYKIRNDVNIILKGFKNLGRR, encoded by the coding sequence TTGAAACTCTCCGTAGTTATAGTTAATTACAATGTAAGGTATTTCCTTGAGCAATGTCTTCACTCCGTTTTCAAAGCAGGACAGGACATAGATATGGAAGTTTTTGTTGTTGACAACAATTCGGTTGATGGTTCTGTGGATATGATTAAGGAAAAATTTTCTGCTGTAAAACTTATTGAGAACCATGAAAATAGGGGCTTTGCTCGTGCTAATAATCAAGCCATCAGGGAAAGTTCTGGAAAGTATGTGCTATTACTCAATCCCGATACGGTTGTGGAAGAAGACACTTTTTGTAAAACGATAGATTTCATGGAAACTCATCCTGATGCAGGAGGCATGGGTGTTAAGATGGTGGACGGTAAAGGACGATTTCTTCCGGAATCGAAAAGAGGGCTTCCAACACCTTCTGTTGCATTTTATAAAATATTCGGCCTTTCAAAGTTGTTTCCAAAGTCACCAGTTTTTGGAAAGTATCACTTAGGTTTTCTTGATAAGGACAAAGAGCACGAAATTGATATACTTTCAGGAGCTTTTATGATGCTGAGGCGAGATGCTCTTAATAAAACCGGCTTTCTGGATGAAGATTTTTTTATGTATGGGGAGGATATCGATATATCATATCGTATAAAAAAAGCAGGATATAAAAATTATTATTATCCCGGAACAAGAATAATACATTACAAAGGAGAAAGCACAAAAAAAAGCAGCATAAATTATGTGTTTGTATTTTATAATGCTATGATTATTTTTGCCCGCAAGCACTTTACGCAGAAAAATGCCCGCTTGTTTTCCTCATTAATACAGCTTGCTGTTTTTTTAAGAGCTTTTATAGCTCTTGCTGCTCGTTTTGTTCAATGGATATTTCTTCCTTTGATTGACAGTATTATGATTTACACGGGCATTTTTTTTATTGCTAATTACTGGGAAGCGCATGTGATTTTTATTAAAGGTGGCTCTTACCCCATTGAATTTTATACGATTGCCATACCTGCATATATCATAGTTTGGCTTTTCTCCACTTATTTTAGCGGAGGATATGATAAGCCCATCCGGACATCAAAAATATTTCAGGGTTTGTTGATAGGAACTGTTTTAATACTTACCATTTACGCTTTACTTGGCGAAGAAATGAGATTTTCCAGAGCTCTTATTTTATTGGGCTCTGCATGGGCACTGGTTTCTATGCTTTGTGTGCGTTTTGTACTAAGCTTGCTGAAAGTTAAAAGTTATAGTTTGAGGGGAAGCAAAAATAAACGATTTGTAATTATTGGGGATGAAATTGAAGCATTGAGGGTATCTGAATTATTGAAAAAAACGGTTTTTTCGCCCGGGTTTATAGGATTAATAAACATCGAAGATAGCTTCTCACAAGAAAAAGGTTTTGTAGGCAATATTTCACAACTTGCCGATATAATTTATATTTATAAAATTGACGAAGTTATTTTTTGTTCAAAATCTCTGCCGCCTCAATTCATCATTGATAAAATGTCAGATTTGCAACATGCCAATATTGATTTTAAAATAGCACCGCCAGAAAGTATGTCGATTATCGGCAGCAATTCAATCAATACTAACGGCGAGTTGTATGTACTTAATATAAATACTATAAGCAAAGCATCAAATAAAAGAAATAAAAGGCTGGTTGATGTTTTATTTTGCCTTGGCTTCCTGGTGTTTTACCCTTTATTATTCGTTTTTACAAAAAATCCTTTGGGATTTTTTGTAAATATTTTTTCTGTGTTTTTTGGTATAAAATCCTGGGTAGGCTACCAAAATATCAGCAAACCAACCATGGAACAAAAATTACCGCACATACGCCCGGGGGTTCTTTTCCCTGTGGATTCTATTAGAAAGCAACACATTTCTGATGATATTGCAGGGAGTCTTAATATTCTATATGCAAAGGATTACAAAATACGAAATGATGTAAACATCATTTTAAAGGGCTTTAAAAATCTAGGCAGAAGATAA
- a CDS encoding DUF3795 domain-containing protein produces MNTNEVLSACGLFCQECEFYTVKCAGCHNIKGSTFWALEMMPSKVCPLYDCSVNQRKYRDCGDCSELPCSLFLQMKDPNSSEEEHQHMLKVRKERLKNR; encoded by the coding sequence ATGAATACAAATGAAGTTTTATCCGCTTGTGGTTTATTTTGCCAGGAGTGTGAATTTTACACAGTAAAGTGTGCGGGGTGCCATAACATTAAAGGTTCAACATTTTGGGCACTTGAGATGATGCCGTCCAAAGTTTGCCCATTATACGATTGTAGTGTTAATCAGCGCAAATACCGTGACTGCGGGGACTGTTCCGAGCTTCCCTGTTCGTTGTTTCTGCAGATGAAAGACCCCAATAGCTCGGAAGAAGAGCATCAACACATGCTGAAGGTACGAAAAGAAAGACTCAAGAACAGATAG
- a CDS encoding radical SAM protein, with the protein MHFNIPVFIPHLGCPFQCIFCNQKHISGILKAPEADDIVKIIEQKLSTIDYKTSDVEVAFFGGSFTCLPKAVQENYLGAVQPYITEKKIHGIRISTRPDFITPEILHFLMKYRVKAIELGAQSMDDGILAAIGRGHTTTDVIRSSHLIKEHGFELGLQTMVGLPGEKINNVTNTAKKVAKLKPDTVRIYPVLVIKNTELGKMYNQGTYQPLSLESAVYFVMAAMEVYNEKDINVIKVGLHPSEELQSGKSLVAGPFHPSFRELVLTKMWALRLEKLMMPEKKPMNKKRCLTITVPFSEYNNAIGYKAANRKKLSEKYAKVRFLRSETLKKMNFEVDYH; encoded by the coding sequence ATGCATTTTAACATCCCTGTTTTTATCCCTCATCTGGGATGTCCTTTTCAATGTATATTCTGTAATCAGAAGCACATATCAGGAATTCTCAAAGCCCCTGAGGCTGATGATATTGTAAAAATAATTGAACAAAAACTTTCAACCATTGATTATAAAACCTCTGATGTGGAGGTGGCTTTTTTCGGTGGAAGTTTCACCTGTTTGCCAAAAGCAGTTCAGGAGAATTATCTTGGTGCTGTTCAGCCATACATTACTGAAAAAAAAATTCATGGAATCAGAATTTCAACAAGGCCTGATTTTATCACACCGGAAATACTGCACTTTCTTATGAAATATCGCGTGAAAGCGATAGAATTAGGCGCGCAATCAATGGATGATGGAATTTTAGCTGCAATTGGACGTGGGCACACAACTACAGATGTTATAAGGTCTTCACATCTTATAAAAGAACATGGCTTTGAATTGGGGTTACAGACAATGGTTGGCTTACCCGGAGAAAAAATTAATAATGTAACAAACACAGCAAAAAAAGTTGCAAAACTAAAACCCGATACGGTCAGAATTTATCCTGTACTGGTGATAAAAAACACTGAATTGGGAAAAATGTACAATCAGGGTACGTATCAGCCTTTATCTTTGGAGTCTGCAGTGTATTTTGTAATGGCAGCCATGGAAGTTTATAATGAAAAAGATATAAATGTTATCAAAGTGGGGTTACATCCTTCTGAAGAGTTGCAAAGTGGTAAAAGCCTTGTTGCCGGGCCTTTCCATCCTTCATTTCGCGAACTTGTACTGACAAAAATGTGGGCTCTACGACTCGAAAAACTTATGATGCCCGAAAAAAAACCGATGAATAAAAAACGGTGTTTAACAATAACTGTCCCGTTTTCAGAATATAATAATGCCATAGGATACAAAGCGGCAAACAGAAAAAAACTCTCTGAAAAATATGCGAAAGTCAGGTTTTTACGTTCAGAGACATTAAAAAAAATGAATTTTGAAGTGGATTATCATTGA